AATTCTGTCATTTCAAATGTCTTAAACTATTCTTTTAAAAGCTTTGCTATATCTTCTTTAAGGATACTTATTTCTTGTGGTATGCCTTCATCATCAACACCTTCTTCTTCTGAAACAATTCCGTTATAATAAATTAAGGGGTTATTAGGTGATTTCATCCGAGAGCGAATATAACCTTCCTTATCTATCAAAGCGAAATTGCCCGAATGCTCAAACCCTGCTGCATCTTCACCTTTTGCGGTATACAGATAGAAACCTTCATTAGCTAATTTATAAATAGTGTCTTCATCTCCTGTCATTAAATGCCAATTTGGATTGGTTATCACATATTTTTCTGCATAAGCTTTTAAAACCTCAGGTGTATCTGTCTCTGGCATTATCGTAAATGATGCCACTCCAAAATTACTTTGATAGTCTGCAAAGTGATTTTGTATTTGTACCAAATTACTATTCATTCTTGGGCAAATTGTTGGACATGTTGTAAAGAAAAACTCTACTAAATACACTTTACCTAAATAATCGTCATTAGTAATTGTGTTTCCGTTTTGGTCTGTGAAACTAAACGCGGGTACTTTTCTATTACCTCCATCTATGCTAGGTATATAAACCAAGTCTGATTGGTTTTTCTTTTTGGGCGTTTCAATCTGTTGGGTTGTTACATCCACACTTCTATTGTCTTCTCTAGTAATATCATTTGAAGAGACTCTATCTATTATTCGAGGAATAAAAATAATTCCGAAGACTAGTATGATAAATGCAATACCTATATATGAATAATTGGTCTTTTTTGCCATAAGTTATTTTTTTAAATCGTCTGCTCTTCGTTTTGTTGAGTTGAATTTTCCTTTTCTTTTTTGACGATATTCTGTAAACAGTATACGAACATCTTCGCTCATCATATTTTTTAACTCTGAAACATTTATACAGTTATATGCGCTAAGCGTAGTTATAGGTTTTTTTTCTTCTATTTGTTTTTCACTTCTTGTGTCTAATCTACCTCGTTGACTCAAATCTTTATCGACAATAAATACATCATCTGTAGATAGATTATCTTTTAAAGGATTTTCAATTCTTAGACTGTTGTAAAGTGACTTAATTTCTGCTTCTGAACCATAGATATAATGCCAAAAACGTAAATCCTCGTACTTTGCTATTTCTCTATGCAGTGTATTAATTTCTGTTTCTGAACCTTTAGGCACAACTAATACCAATTGAAATTTTTTAAATCCTTTAAACTTGTCATAGACCAGCTCCTTTAAATTGGAAACCATTGTAATATTAGATAATGGATTTTCTCCCAAAAAACCTAAAACTGTAATATGATTGGTTAAAACTATTTCTGATTCATAATCTGATGAAAACTCAACAATTTCATTTACATTTTCATTTACAATATCGAGTGGCGTATAGTTATGTTTTGCCGGGTATAGCATTAATAAAAATGCAACTGGCAAAAAGAATAAAACACTAAGAACGATGTTACGTTTAAGGTTGTTGTTTTTCATATTACAAAAATAAAAAAGGTGGTTTAGAAAAACCACCTTTTAATATCATATTAACTCATTACGAGTTTAAAAATCACGTTTGATTAATGCATCTTCGCTATTATAAACTTCAAACACATAACCACCTTCTTGTAAAAGGATAAATATTAAGTAACAGATTAAGAAAACACCTGTCCAAACTACCATACGACGTAAACTAGATTTCTCATCACGCATGTGCATAAAATCCCACGTAATGTAGTATGCTTTTACTATTGTTAATACAATGAAGATTAAGTTTAAAGGCTTCATGTATATAATAGGTGATAATATAATGTTATATAACGTTGCGAAGAAACCACCTTCCATTGGGTCTAGCCAGGTATGCATCAAAGCTTCTGGCTTATAGATACCTAATACTACTTCTATTAAAGTTACTAAAGTTAAAAACGCTAATACACCCCAAATTTTTTGAGTGTTAGACTTAAATTTCCAAAGTCCTCTGAATATTTCTAATTTATGTGCGTGTGCCATTTTATGCTTTATATAAAAATTAAACTAGGTAGAAGAATGTAAATACAAATACCCAAACTAAATCTACAAAGTGCCAGTATAATCCAACTTTTTCAACCATTTCGTAACTTCCTCTTCTTTCGTATGTACCTAAGATAACATTGAAGAAAATAATAATATTAATTACAACACCCGAGAATACGTGAAACCCGTGAAATCCTGTTATAAAGAAAAAGAAATCTGCAAATAGAGATGTACCATACTCATTAACAACGAGATTAGCACCTTTGACTACCAATTGTCCATTTTCTTTAATTTGTTTTAGAGATTCTTCTCTAGACAATACTGTTTTTTCGCCTTCCTCATTAATAATCTGACTACGAACCAAAATGTTTGGATTAGCCTCTAATCCTTTATAAATTTCATTAACTGAATAATCTGGAAGTGGTGCTTCATCTACAAACCACAAGCCGTTTTTACGCTCATGCTCTGCTCTTTCAGTAGCCATAGTAACAGCAAAATCATCAATAGATATACGTTTAAATTTGTCTTCGCCATCAACAATTACATTTTCTCCAAACTGAAGAATGTTTCCTCCTTTAGTCTGAACCGCTCCGTAATCTCCTTGAATAAATGTTGCCCATTCCCATGCTTGAGAACCAACAAAAATAGCACCTCCAATAATAGTAAGGAACATATAAATTGTTACTTTGGCTTTATTCATATGATGGCCTGCATCTACCGCTAGCACCATTGTCACAGAAGACATTATTAGGATAAATGTCATGAATGCCACGTATATCATCGGTAATTCTTGACCATGCAAAAATGGCACGTGAGTAAATACCTCATCGGCGATTGGCCATTCTTTTATAAACTTAAATCTTGAAAATCCGTATGCTGCCAAAAATCCAGAGAATGTTAAGGCATCAGAGACGATGAAAAACCACATCATCAATTTTCCGTAACTCGCGCCTAGTGGTTTATTTCCACCGCCCCAAGTTTTTCCTTCTGTACCAGTATTTGCTACTGTAGTATCCATAAAACGTATTTAATATTTAAGATTTGACAAAAATAATCAAATTATGTATCTAAAAAAATATAAAAACAAAAAGAGACACACCCAAAGTATATCAATAAAATGCCAAAAATGTGCCGCCAACTCTAGACCTAACATATTATCGGAAGCATATTTCTTATTTAGATTATTTATAATTACAACGACTATGCTAATAAGCCCTGCAATAACATGCAAAATATGTACAACTGCTATGACATAAATAAACGAAACAGTAACGTTACTAGTTGCTCCTGTAAAGTATAATCCTCTTTCAACAAATTCAGAAAATCCCGAAAATTGATTGTATATAAAAAATACGCCCAAAATGAATGTAATTACCAACCAAACTGAGGTTTGGCTAATATTATTTTGCTTCAATGAGCGCTTAGCCAAAATCATAGTAATGCTACTTACAACTATAACGATGACCGATGTTAAAAATGCCTGTGGCAATTCAAAATCATTAAGCCAATCTTCACGTTTACGACTTACAATAAAAGCACTTGTTAACCCAGCAAACGTCATTATTAATGAACCAATACCAAACCAAAGCATCATCTTTTTTGACCGTGCTTCTTTCTCTTTTAATGTTCCTTCTGTTAAATCCATATTAGCTTAAAAATTTATCAGCTACAAATACAATTTGTAATAATGTTATGTAAAAAACGCTGGACAGCATCAGTTGTTTTGCAGCTTTTGGTGTTCTTATTTTAAAAAGTTGAAACGCATAATATACCATAACCATTCCTAGCAAGAATACAATAACAGCACCAACGATAGACAATTTTAGTTCTCCAGTAAATCCAAAAACAGGAATAATTGAAGCAATTACAGTCCAAATCGTATACATAATTATTTGCGCTGCAGTGCCTTTATCTGGTTTTCCTGTAGGTAGCATAAAAAAGCCTCCTTTTTTATAATCTTCATGCAAAAACCAGCCAATAGCCCAGAAATGTGGAAATTGCCAAAAAAACTGAATGGCAAATAAAGTTCCTGGTTCAATGCCAAAACCATTTCTTGCAGCAACCCAACCTAGCATAAACGGAATTGCACCCGGAATTGCACCAACAAAAACGGCAATTGGTGTTTTTGTTTTTAATGGTGTATAGATACACGTATAAATAAATATCGAAATCGCCCCATACATTGCTGTTTTGGGATTGATAATATAAAGTGTTGCAATACCTGCTAATGTGAATGAAACAGCAATAATAAAGGCCGAATTTACAGACATACGTCCCGCAGGTATCGGTCTATTTTTAGTGCGATCCATTAAAGCATCTAGGTCTTTTTCAATAATTTGATTGTAAGCATTTGATGCGCCAACCATGAAATAACCTCCAAAGCACAACAATAATAAGGTTGTAAAACTTATAGTTTCTGCACCCAGAAAATAACCTGCAATCGAAGAAAAAACTACACTAATGGATAATCCCATTTTGGTAATTTCCTTAAAATCTGTCCATACAGACATAACAGAAACCGTAGATTTTATAGTGCTCAATGCTTAGAATATTTGCGATTGCAAAGATAACTAGTAAATTGGTTTTGAACAACGTAAAAGCATAGTTATTAACTAAACTTAAACGTTTTGTGTAAGAATGTTTAATTTTAAGCGACTCATTATCCTTTAAACACAACAATAACAATCAACACATGAAACAATTATTAGCATTATTATTAATATTTACGACTTCAATTGGCTTTGCGCAATCTAGGTTTGATAGTGTAGAAATAAAATCTGAAAAACTATCAGATAATGTTTATGTACTTTTTGGTGCTGGAGGAAATATTGGAGTTTCTGTTGGTGAAGATGGTGTTTTTGTTATCGATGACCAATTTGCACCATTATCTGAAAAGATTTTAGCTGAAATTAAAAAATTAAGTGACAAACCATTAAAGTTTTTGGTGAATACACATTGGCATGGCGATCATACTGGCGGAAACCTAAATATGACAAAAGCTGGCGCAACTATTATTGCTCATGATAATGTAAAAGTACGGTTACTTAAGCCTAAACGCGATGGCAGTAATAATCCAAAAGAAGCCTTGCCAGTAATTACATTTAATGACAAATTAAGTATAACTATAAATGATGAACCTGTTGCCGTTTTTCATGTTGCAAATGCGCACACAGATGGCGATGCATTATTATATTTCACTGGGAGTAATGTGTTGCATACTGGAGACACCTACTTTAAAGGACGCTATCCTTTTATAGATTTAAATTCTGGTGGAAGTGTTAAAGGATATATCGAAGCTGCAAAACGTGGCTTGATGGTTATTGACGAAAACACAAAAATTATTCCTGGTCATGGAACGGTTTCTAATAAAGAAGAATACCAAGATTTTCTAAAAATGCTTGAAACTCTAGAAACAAATATTAGTAAAGCTATTGCTGATGGTAAAACAGAAGATGAAGTAAAAGCAGATACTTATTTAACTAAGACTTACGATGACTTAGGCTACGGTAGTGGCTTTATTAATAGTGAACGCATAAGAACTACTTTTTATAAGAGTTTGAAAGACCAATAAATCCTGAATGTCATTCTGAATTCAATGAAGAATCTCACTCAAGGCTATAAGATTTCTCCTCGCTCACTTCGGCAAGCTCGGTGAGTCGAATACTTCGCGCTGTCGAGATAACAAATGTTTTCTAAAAATCATTATACCAATTGAACAAATCTGTACGGATGCCTAAATTAAACCAAGTGGTATTGGTACGGCTGGTTGTATTCGTTATTACTGTTGGGTCAAAATTACGGTAGTTGATATTTGCAAAAAGTCTAAGATTACTCACTGGGTTAATTATATAACCTGCCATTAACTCACCATGAAAAACAGACGTTTTATTGCCTTGGCCAATCTCAATACCTGTATCCGAAGGTCTATCATTTTCGTTTCCAAAAAGGTTTCCACCATAATACGCATTGTCTACACCATCATTGAAGCTAAACCCTCGTTGACCAAAAATTAATTTTGCATCTGCAAACCAACGCTTGTAATTATAGCGACCTATTAACACCAGTTCTCTAAAGTTTGCGCCCCATAAATGTGCGAGTGGTTGATTGTTATGCGTGTAATTTAAAACCACTGTATTATGCGAGTAAGTATATGGACGTACTTGGTTATATTCCGCCTGTAACAATAAGCCATCAATCCCAAAAGCATCAAAATATTTAGCACCAAGCTGAAAGCCAAATTTATTTTTCCAGCTTTTGTCTCCTCCAGTGACATCTGAAATTGAGAATTCATCTACCAAAAATTGTCCGTAGAGATTAACCTTATTATTCCATTTATATTTTGCCGAAAGACCCAAAATAGCATTACCAGCATCTTGTCCAGAATTAAATTCTGCCGCTCTTAAAAAGATAACTGGGTTGAGATAACTTGCCTCAAATCCACGGTCATTTTGGTTAGACCAGACCACAGATTCGAAAAAACCTAAGTTTAGGCGTTTAGAAACGTTCCAACTTAAATAGTGGTTAGCTACATATTTAGTTAAAAAAGACCCATCAGGAAGCACCACTTGGTCACGTACATCTTTGTTCCACATCCAAGTACTCGTGTATTTTATTTTCCAAAATTTTAAATTTGTTTTTAAAAATGTTGATGGACTCGCTACATCACTTTGAAATAATGAACGGTAGCCATCTCCTATAAAGTTGTTACCATACCCAAACTGAACATTTAAAAACTTAGCTGGCGTATAAGATAAATAGGCCTCAGCTACTGGATAATCATAACCATCTTCCTTAAAACGTTTTCCTATACCACGACCAGGTATTATAGCTGGATCTGGACCAAAGGCTTTTAAACTCTCAGCATATTCGTTAAAATATTGTGCAAATCGTCCTTGACTTTCGTAAAAAGAGGTTGTAAAATTAAATTTCTTACCAAGTCCAGCTTGTATAAAAATACCACGTGTATTATTGTAAGTTGAGCCACCTTCAGAATCGTCACCAACTTGTAAATCAAAAATTGGGTCAATAGTAAACCAGTAATTTTTACTTTGAACTTGCACTAAATGCTCGTCCCACAATTTACGTCCACCCCAAGTTTGGGCGTTTTTTGCTAAGCTTTCTTTTTCTGCTTTAAAATCATAATATGGAGAAACATCGTCATACAAAAATGGTTTTGCTGCTGTATGTGCATTGGTACCTATTGCATTCATGTTTCTATCGAAACGCGCATAGTAAGTATGGGTAAACGGAATATTTAACTGACTACTATATTCGGCTTTATCGTAAGGTTTTAGTGAATTATTAATACTATCTATTTCGTTTGACACAACTGCATTTAGGTCTTTATCCTTAACCTCCTTTTTCTTTTCTTTTGTAACCTCATCTTTTAAATCCATTTCTGATGGACTTAATAAAGGAATATTAATCTTAGTAGAATATTGTACGTATGTTGGCTTACCATCATACATTGCGGGCGAGACTTTAGGCAGTGTATTAAAAACACGTTGTGTTTCAGTTTTTAGTTCTTCATATGCCGCATCTACAAAAATGATTTGAAATTGGCCTTCTTTATCCACTTCGAATAAAAGTTTGACTTCACCTTTATAATTTTCAGTTTTTAAATTTTCAGGGATTTTAAATTTTTCAAAAATGAAACTGTGTAACTGAAACCGAAAACACTCTTTTAAATCTTCAAAAGGTTTTGTTTCACATCCTGGGAAAACTGGTGATTTTTGGTAATTGATTTCGGTTTGAGAAAACCCTTTAAAACTGAATAAAAAAACAACTAAAACGAATATATATTTCATAGGTGTGATGCCGTAATTTACAATCGAAAGATACTATTTTTTTAATGGGACATAAAAAACAAAAACCGCTATTTTTCAATAACGGTTTACTGCTCGATTTATGATGGATGAAATTAATTTTCTACTTTAAACGTAATTGGTAAAGTGTACAAAACATTAACAGGTGTTGTTCCCATTTTACCTGGTTCCATTTTCGGGATTTTGTTTGCCACCTTTAAAGCTTCTTTTTCTAGTTTTGGATGTGGTGCTCTTGTTTGAATATCTGTAATGTTTCCTGCTTTATCTACTTTAAAGTTTACGTAGATTCGTTGTACTCCTGATAGACCATATTCGCTTGCTATACCTGAATTAAATTTACGCTTAACGAGTCGATTCATTTTTTCGTTAAGACATTTCTTGCGTTCTGAATTTAACTCATACTTTTCGCATCCTGGAAAGATTGGTACGAACTCGACATTTATGATATTAAAATCTTCAATTGGTTCTTCAATAGTTGTTAAAGCATCAGGATTAACAAGTTTGTCTGTAGTCAAAGGTTCATCTGGAGTAAGTATTTTTTCTTCAGCTTTATCGAAATCATTCTTTTCTTCGGTAAAAGTGTCTTTGAGTTCTTTACTAGGTGCTTTACTGATTTCCTTTTTAACTTCTGGTTTGTACTCTTTGACATCGACCATAGCAACTTCAATAACCTGATCTGTTGGCTTATCGTACTCGACTACAATTGTTTTACTCTCAAACTCCATTTCAAAAAGGGCAAATGTCCCTAGTAAACACAGGATTAACCCAATTTGAAAATAAAGTGTAGAGTTTTTTTGTAAATTAACCTCGTGCTTTTGAGATTTTCTCACTTCAATACCGCTCTGACCAGCGCTATTGATGTTTTGACTTTGTTTTTTCATAATATATGATAATTAAAATGTTAATATTATGTCAAAGTCACAAATAGCATACCAAAACAAAAATCCCGTCCAATTAATTTTGAACGGGATTTTTAATATTTAGAAATATGTTTCTTTAGTCTTGTACTTGGAAAAGTATTGGTAAAGAATAAGGTACAGTTACAGCCTTACCTCTTTGCTTACCTGGTTGCATTTTTGGTAACAACCCAATAACACGTTTTGCTTCTTTTTCTAATCCTGGATGTGGTGCTCTTGCTCCAACATTTACAATTCTACCAGTCTTATCAATTTTAAAGAATACACTAATACGTTGTCTACCTGATAAACCTAAATCACTTGCTAAATCAGTATTAAATTTTTTGTTTACAAATTTTGCAACTTTTTCAGACATACATTTTTTCTTAGCAGCGTTTCCTTTTTTTCTTTCACATCCAGGAAAAACAGGCACGTTTTCAATTACTGCAAATGGTACTTCAATATCCTCTTCTACCTCTTCTACTTCTACTTCCTCAACTTCAACGATTTCTGCATCTTGTTCAGTTTCTGTAGATTCGATTACAGTTTCTTCTACTTCTTCTTCATCCTCTACTACCTCAATTTCTACTGGAGCAACTGGCGGCGGTGGTGGCGGTGGTGGTGGTGTAACAATCTGTTCTGTGATTGGTACTTCCTCTTCTAGCTCATCGTCTAGATTAAGACCATCTAAAGCAATATCACTTTTATCATAACTCTTGTAGTTAATAGCTAAATTTGTAACTAATAACATTAATACTAAACCAACAGCGAAGAAAAGTGAGCTGTTACGACTGACGTCTGATTTTGGATTCTTTTTAGGTTCCATAATTTTTTGAATTGTAAGTTGCTAATTTAATTAAATATTCCTTAAAAAAACAAAGGATATTAAGATTTTAACTTAAGTTTTCTAACGTAATAAACCACAACAATTGTACCAACTAATACACCGATACAATTAGCAACCAAATCTAAGATGTCGTAATTACGCAATGGATTGATTGCTTCTTGAACTAATTCAAGAATAATTCCGAAGATGAGTGTCGCAATAAAACTATAAAGAATTGCATTTTTTGTATTGAATAATAAGGCGTAATAACCCCATAAAACTGAAAGCCCGAGATAGGCTACAAAATGTAAAATCTTATCCTGAAATTTGATATTTGTTTCTGGAAGAACTGCGTCTGCATCTCCCAAACTAAAATACAATAAAACTATTGTATAAGTAAGAGCAACAAAAAGACAGACTTTTCTGTTCTTAAGCACCAATAAGGGCTTTGTAATCATCCGCAGACATTAAACCATCTAATTGACTTTCATCAGAAAATTTAAGCTTAATCATCCAACCAGCACCATAAGGGTCTGAATTAACCAGTTCTGGTTCGTCCTCTAAGGTCTCGTTAAATTCTGTTATTTCACCACTTAGAGGTAAAAACAAGTCTGAAACTGTTTTGACAGCTTCAACCGTACCAAAAACTTCTTCTATATCTAATGTTTCGTCAAGAGTTTCGACTTCTACGTAAACGATATCTCCAAGTTCGCCTTGTGCAAAATCAGTAATACCAACTGTTGCTGTATCACCTTCAACTTTAACCCACTCGTGGTCTTTTGTATATTTTAACTCTGCTGGAATGTTCATGGTACTATTTTAGTTTTATTAGCTCAACAAATGTAATTTTTTAAACAATGATTTTCAAAATTAATTTCCGAAATTATATCTTAATGTAAAGCCTGATCTAATTGATGTTTGTGGAAATGATGTCGAAATCGCAAAATCTGAGAACGAATAATCAAAGAAGAAAATACCTGTTAGGTTTCTATTTAGCGCATACTCTGCATTAAGTTTCGCTCCCCAAATCGTCTGTCCTGCTGTAATTTGATTGTTTTCTAAATCTAAGTATCTAATAATAGTAAGGTTATCTCTAACGTTAGCATCTAGGGATAAGTTAAGGTCACTGTTAACATTACCTCCTCGGTTTCCTCCTAGTTTCTTGAAAAGTCTTACGTTTTTAATTCTATAACCTAATCCTAAAGTATACTCCTTACTTTGTTCTTCAGTCATTAGATTATTATCAAAACTCAATAATAGCAAACGACTTGTTCTAACCTCTGCAGTGACTTGTAAAGAGTTTTTCATTGTTGCCTCGATACGAATTAATGGACTAAATGATTCTTCAAGATTAATACTACTAAATAAAGTCTCGTTTTTAAAGTTTCCGCCTTGGTCTATTTCGCTAGGATTCTGAGGGTCAAAATCTAAATTTGTTCTAAACTGGTTAATACTGTAAGTCGAACGATAACCGTGTTGTAAAGAAAAACGTTTAAAGTTTTTTCTAAACCACGGCAACTTCATTAATCCTGTATATTTTAATTGCCAGTTAGGAATTGGTACATCTCTAAAAGCACCTAGACTTACTTTCTCTGGGTTTGACCCTTGATATGCCGATAAAAATGCTGGTAACAACACCTTTTGGTTATTCTTACCAAAACCTACAGGAAAACCTTCGGCATCTGTTGGAAAAGTTGAGTTACCATAGAAATCCCTAGCAAGCCTGTTTGCGACAACTAATCTGTTGGCTCTAAAAGCATCAAAAGCTGCAGAGTTGTCAGCATCACTTTTACCGAATGCCGTACCTATTAATGTCGTTGAGATATTAAAGTTTCCAAATGAATTTGGAGTCAATGGATTATAATCTAGTTCACCATCTCCATCTATATCTTCTACTATAAAGTTTTCAGCAAAATTTTCTTGATAATTTCTAGAACCGATTAAATCAATTTTCAAGTCTTTTAAAGGTTCCAAATTAGCTGTATAATCTAATCGTTTATCAGTGTTTGTAGTGTACTGCTGGTTAAACTCTGGAAAAAGTGTTAACCAACCATTACGCGCTACGGTTTGTCTAATATCTCTTTGGCTACCAAATGTAAAGCCTAATGTTGGCTTTACGGTACCTAAAAATCCTGGTGTATTAATATAGCCTGGTAAATAGGTACCATTATTTTCAGTATAATTAATTCCAACACGTTTTACCATTGTTATAATGTCTAAAAAGGCATTACCGATCTTTTTTCCAGTGCTTTTCTTTTTAGGTGAATTTTGGGCATTATTTGATCGACTACCATCCGGATTTCTTCTTGATGATGTGTTACGTCTCGTATTGCTTGCTTTTTTAATACCAAGTTCTTTGTACAACGATTCCATATTTAATGTTGTATTAAGAGTATGCGTATTAGAATTCTGAATTGAATTACCTAAGTTGAAATTTGTAAAAGTTCCATTCGGATTCTCGAACGGAAAATCTAAATTTAAATCAGAACCTTTTTGCCATCTAAAATCACTATTGTATGTATATGTCGATTGTAAGAAACTAAGAATAGGAATCTTGTTTAGTGGCAACTCATAGTTTACTAATATCTGTTGATTTTGAATATTGGGGTCACCTACATCAAAGAGACCATCCCAAATATCTAGTTCAGGATCTTGTCTCCCATTAATACGATCATCTATAAAATAGTTTCGTACAATATTGTTATTACTTGCTGTAAAATTAACACTCAAAGCATCTGTTAGATTATAATTTACAGCGTACTGAAAATCGAAAGTATAGTTACGTCTAAAAACTTCTTCTATACCAATATTGTTTCCTGCAAGTGCAACTTCTCTGAATTTTTGACTATTAAAATCTCTATTAATATCTGTATTGATTGAAAAGTTAGTAGGTAATAGATTTACATTAAAATCTTTTAAAATTTTCCAATATCTACCAGTAAAAAGAGAATCGTTCTTCTTGAAAGGCTCAATCTTCTTTGGATTAAAAGCGTAATTATAGTTAACACCTGCTCTAATATTTTGCTGAAGCGCTCTTTCAATTTCAAAATCTCGGCTTTCAATTTTATTATTAGAATAATTAAATGTTAAGTTTTCGACATCATAAAAACGCTTAGGTTTTTCGGTATTGGTGCGCTGCTTTTTTACACCTATAAAGTTTATACTACGACGTTTGGTGTACGTTTCCGACTGACGCTCTATTTGTTCGGCTTCTTCGGCAGTTGCAGCAGCCTCGACACGAGACTCTAATGTTAAATCATTATAAAATGCATCAAACTGTGGTGTAATTAACTCTTCACTATGTGTATAACTCAATGGTAAATTAATACCCCATTTGTTTGGTAATAATTGTCCTAACTTAACATTTGTTACTACATCAAATCCAATAACATCTTCACGACTTCTTTCGTTAGGGTTTTGCTCTAATCCACCGAAACCTATTGTACTTCTCTTTCCTGAAGCACTTACTGTTGCAAAATCTGCAAAGTTAGTATCCATTGACATTACAGCAGCCCAACCACCTTCATTTTCTAAATCAGACATACGAAGCTCATTAAACCAAACCTCTCCACAAACAGGTGTTCTGTTTAGTCCAGAGTGTTTAAGACCTACCATTAAAACTCTTACATTACCAAAATTAGGATTACCTTTTATAGCAACACGCTTATTTGCAATTCCTCCAGCTGGAAATTCTGCTACGGGTGCCGCACTTAATTGGTTATCAATAACGTCGTAATATGTTGGGTCTTGATTTGCTAATGTTTGCGCAGAAATACCTCTAGACTTTATTTCTTGAAGTAATTCTAAAGGAATATTAATTTCATTCTCTTCTGGCCAGATACGTCGTTCTAAAGATGTAGCTCCATTTGCAATTAAATCACTATTGATTAATGGAATTTCTACCTGATAAAAGTTGTCTGTAAAATCATTACCCAATCTAATAAACGCCACTAATTCGCCATCATCTAAGGCTTGATTTTCCTGGCCTTGGGCATGCAAGAACATACGTAATTTCTTGTATTGACGCATATCCAAGCTAATATTTTTAAATACACCTCTAGAGTCTGTGTCTTCTAAATCACAAGCTTCTAAAACCAAAGACTGCTCATTCTGGCGAATAACATTATTGTTATTATTTAATTCTTCACGTCTTACACCTGGTGGAATAACGTAATTTCCATCATTTTGTTGAATACCAATAATGGCCACATTAAATTCTGCGTTAGCACTATTGTTTAAGGTATTATTATCCAGATCTTGGGTAAAACGTCTCCAATCACTACGTA
This DNA window, taken from Winogradskyella sp. PC-19, encodes the following:
- a CDS encoding energy transducer TonB; protein product: MKYIFVLVVFLFSFKGFSQTEINYQKSPVFPGCETKPFEDLKECFRFQLHSFIFEKFKIPENLKTENYKGEVKLLFEVDKEGQFQIIFVDAAYEELKTETQRVFNTLPKVSPAMYDGKPTYVQYSTKINIPLLSPSEMDLKDEVTKEKKKEVKDKDLNAVVSNEIDSINNSLKPYDKAEYSSQLNIPFTHTYYARFDRNMNAIGTNAHTAAKPFLYDDVSPYYDFKAEKESLAKNAQTWGGRKLWDEHLVQVQSKNYWFTIDPIFDLQVGDDSEGGSTYNNTRGIFIQAGLGKKFNFTTSFYESQGRFAQYFNEYAESLKAFGPDPAIIPGRGIGKRFKEDGYDYPVAEAYLSYTPAKFLNVQFGYGNNFIGDGYRSLFQSDVASPSTFLKTNLKFWKIKYTSTWMWNKDVRDQVVLPDGSFLTKYVANHYLSWNVSKRLNLGFFESVVWSNQNDRGFEASYLNPVIFLRAAEFNSGQDAGNAILGLSAKYKWNNKVNLYGQFLVDEFSISDVTGGDKSWKNKFGFQLGAKYFDAFGIDGLLLQAEYNQVRPYTYSHNTVVLNYTHNNQPLAHLWGANFRELVLIGRYNYKRWFADAKLIFGQRGFSFNDGVDNAYYGGNLFGNENDRPSDTGIEIGQGNKTSVFHGELMAGYIINPVSNLRLFANINYRNFDPTVITNTTSRTNTTWFNLGIRTDLFNWYNDF
- a CDS encoding energy transducer TonB — its product is MKKQSQNINSAGQSGIEVRKSQKHEVNLQKNSTLYFQIGLILCLLGTFALFEMEFESKTIVVEYDKPTDQVIEVAMVDVKEYKPEVKKEISKAPSKELKDTFTEEKNDFDKAEEKILTPDEPLTTDKLVNPDALTTIEEPIEDFNIINVEFVPIFPGCEKYELNSERKKCLNEKMNRLVKRKFNSGIASEYGLSGVQRIYVNFKVDKAGNITDIQTRAPHPKLEKEALKVANKIPKMEPGKMGTTPVNVLYTLPITFKVEN
- a CDS encoding energy transducer TonB translates to MEPKKNPKSDVSRNSSLFFAVGLVLMLLVTNLAINYKSYDKSDIALDGLNLDDELEEEVPITEQIVTPPPPPPPPPVAPVEIEVVEDEEEVEETVIESTETEQDAEIVEVEEVEVEEVEEDIEVPFAVIENVPVFPGCERKKGNAAKKKCMSEKVAKFVNKKFNTDLASDLGLSGRQRISVFFKIDKTGRIVNVGARAPHPGLEKEAKRVIGLLPKMQPGKQRGKAVTVPYSLPILFQVQD
- a CDS encoding VanZ family protein; the encoded protein is MITKPLLVLKNRKVCLFVALTYTIVLLYFSLGDADAVLPETNIKFQDKILHFVAYLGLSVLWGYYALLFNTKNAILYSFIATLIFGIILELVQEAINPLRNYDILDLVANCIGVLVGTIVVVYYVRKLKLKS
- the gcvH gene encoding glycine cleavage system protein GcvH yields the protein MNIPAELKYTKDHEWVKVEGDTATVGITDFAQGELGDIVYVEVETLDETLDIEEVFGTVEAVKTVSDLFLPLSGEITEFNETLEDEPELVNSDPYGAGWMIKLKFSDESQLDGLMSADDYKALIGA